In Amyelois transitella isolate CPQ chromosome 5, ilAmyTran1.1, whole genome shotgun sequence, one DNA window encodes the following:
- the LOC106139923 gene encoding uncharacterized protein LOC106139923, with protein MAKVFSEKQILTDMLLLYKERPCLWNPNNENYNHKFSREHAFMEILEKYQTICENATIESVKKKIDHMRCAYRRERKKVLAAREIGEIHRPVLWYFDHLTFLNDDEDLSNSKLDTVTYLQENEDGNYEFEEVPKKRSKLEEILLSTPMSPPQIGNENTNDLVKEEQEDSVAKQESEAFGRTIGLQLRELDHTQRYIAEKLISEVIFYGRLNQLRTDSSIVTD; from the exons atggCGAAAGTCTTTTCAGAGAAACAGATCCTCACCGATATGTTGCTCCTTTACAAAGAGAGACCATGCTTATGGAATCCGAATAACGAGAATTACAACCACAAGTTCAGTAGAGAACACGCTTTCATGGAAATACTAGAGAAATATCAAACGATATGTGAAAATGCAACTATTGAAtcagtaaaaaagaaaattgaccACATGAGATGTGCGTATAGACGCGAACGCAAAaag GTTTTAGCTGCTAGAGAAATAGGAGAAATACATCGGCCTGTTTTATGGTATTTCGACCATCTAACTTTTCTGAATGACGACGAGGACTTGAGTAACTCCAAGCTTGATACAGTCACTTATTTGCAAGAAAATGAG GACGGCAATTACGAATTTGAAGAGGTTCCAAAGAAAAGATCAAAGTTAGAGGAAATACTACTGTCCACACCAATGTCTCCTCCCCAGATTGGCAATGAGAACACAAATGATCTAGTGAAGGAGGAACAAGAAGACTCCGTGGCCAAACAAGAGTCGGAAGCGTTTGGAAGAACAATCGGTCTTCAGCTTAGGGAATTAGACCACACGCAAAGATATATTGCGGAAAAACTAATTTCAGAAGTTATTTTCTACGGCCGATTAAATCAATTAAGAACTGATTCTTCCATTGTTACAGATTAG